Proteins found in one Coffea eugenioides isolate CCC68of chromosome 5, Ceug_1.0, whole genome shotgun sequence genomic segment:
- the LOC113769881 gene encoding AP-5 complex subunit zeta-1-like isoform X2 has product MSDREWEIQLRSLSTIARDSNFANDPVSDPSLLNCVKRLCELCKNEKSEDLIARVYPHFNKIFQRSVASISQSRSSIAILLLAILQFFLDHGDIVLHDADPSLRIFFRSCLSREFADPGVAEATLAFLNTNKRKLLSSFPTLLPQFFPLLLKLIAWNGEKLEKSFLGVFPGLISPGSFLPLFPSLVDLPILVVGLEKVERSSGSLVGSSIASIQKSTAPEMLLLLMDEAYTGSTIGDAEVDSESEDSSTMAAADPLFLELLKDENDGLAERHWTSPAMAAVLQAAINAPQSDRLKQALRMAPRFLDAYFSLAISKVNDSLVCALLPLLMARYSTLFTDKIFCYEVQKRLLEFMLAAFHRTPDFVALLKKPIVDRLAEAYDNPAKTELALQLCWAIGEHGGGGESHKDAARELFESLELLLYENLSSSRLGLHEATLGSGSLTFRKSLQSRLLCFVVTAIAKLATYHRDLVPRARVSLAKVARSRISDARVWGRARDYLGLMNEPALCLSVLGPSRPSSKSIQDPGTVNWKEGSKRMIAHLPFYILGEQEGN; this is encoded by the exons ATGAGTGATAGAGAATGGGAAATTCAGCTGAGATCATTATCTACCATTGCCAGGGATTCCAACTTCGCTAATGACCCCGTCTCCGATCCTTCTCTGCTCAACTGC GTGAAAAGGCTATGCGAATTGTGTAAAAATGAGAAGTCGGAGGACTTAATAGCTAGGGTTTATCCGCATTTCAATAAGATTTTTCAGCGTTCCGTGGCTTCCATTTCTCAGTCTCGATCCTCCATCGCCATTCTCCTACTG GCCATTCTCCAATTTTTCCTTGATCATGGAGATATAGTTCTACATGACGCTGATCCTAGTCTGAGGATATTTTTCCGCTCATGCTTAAGCCG TGAGTTTGCAGACCCTGGTGTTGCTGAAGCAACACTTGCGTTTCTTAACACAAACAAGAGGAAGCTTCTAAGTTCCTTTCCTACCTTACTCCCTCAG TTTTTCCCATTACTGTTAAAGCTGATTGCCTGGAACGGAGAGAA gttagaaaaatcatttttaggAGTTTTCCCTGGATTGATATCTCCTGGATCATTTCTTCCATTGTTTCCCTCACTTGTCGACCTACCTA TATTGGTTGTCGGCTTGGAGAAAGTTGAAAGGAGTTCTGGGTCTTTAGTTGGTAGCAGCATAGCTTCGATCCAGAAGAGTACAGCTCCTGAG ATGCTGCTTTTGCTAATGGATGAAGCCTATACTGGATCGACTATTGGAGATGCAGAGGTTGATTCTGAATCTGAGGATAGCAGTACAATGGCAGCAGCTGACCCATTATTTCTTGAGCTTCTCAAGGATGAGAATGATGGCCTCGCC GAACGCCATTGGACTTCTCCGGCAATGGCTGCAGTCCTTCAGGCAGCAATTAATGCTCCTCAATCTGATAGATTGAAACAGGCACTGAGGATGGCTCCTCGTTTTCTTGACGCATATTTTTCCCTAGCAATCTCTAAAGTGAATGACT CTTTAGTATGCGCATTACTTCCCCTACTCATGGCAAGATATTCGACTTTGTTTACTGACAAAATTTTTTGTTATGAG GTTCAGAAAAGGCTCTTGGAATTTATGCTAGCTGCCTTTCACCGGACTCCTGATTTTGTTGCACTTTTGAAG AAGCCAATAGTGGACAGGCTTGCAGAAGCATATGACAATCCTGCAAAG ACTGAGTTGGCATTACAACTATGTTGGGCCATTGGTGAgcatggtggtggtggtgaatCTCATAAAGATGCGGCTCGTGAACTTTTTGAAAGCTTGGAACTACTTTTGTACGAAAACCTTTCTTCCAG TCGTCTGGGTTTACATGAGGCAACTCTTGGCTCTGGTAGTTTGACATTTAGAAAATCATTGCAGTCGAGGCTTCTATGTTTTGTCGTGACTGCTATAGCAAAACTTGCAACTTATCATCGTGACTTAGTACCAAGGGCCCGCGTATCTTTGGCGAAG GTAGCTCGCTCACGAATTTCAGATGCCAGAGTCTGGGGGCGTGCACGTGATTATTTGGGTTTAATGAATGAACCTGCATTATGTTTGTCCGTCTTGGGCCCTTCTAGACCCTCAAGTAAATCCATACAAGATCCAGGCACTGTAAATTGGAAAGAAGG
- the LOC113769881 gene encoding AP-5 complex subunit zeta-1-like isoform X1, which produces MSDREWEIQLRSLSTIARDSNFANDPVSDPSLLNCVKRLCELCKNEKSEDLIARVYPHFNKIFQRSVASISQSRSSIAILLLAILQFFLDHGDIVLHDADPSLRIFFRSCLSREFADPGVAEATLAFLNTNKRKLLSSFPTLLPQFFPLLLKLIAWNGEKLEKSFLGVFPGLISPGSFLPLFPSLVDLPILVVGLEKVERSSGSLVGSSIASIQKSTAPEMLLLLMDEAYTGSTIGDAEVDSESEDSSTMAAADPLFLELLKDENDGLAERHWTSPAMAAVLQAAINAPQSDRLKQALRMAPRFLDAYFSLAISKVNDSLVCALLPLLMARYSTLFTDKIFCYEVQKRLLEFMLAAFHRTPDFVALLKKPIVDRLAEAYDNPAKTELALQLCWAIGEHGGGGESHKDAARELFESLELLLYENLSSSRLGLHEATLGSGSLTFRKSLQSRLLCFVVTAIAKLATYHRDLVPRARVSLAKVARSRISDARVWGRARDYLGLMNEPALCLSVLGPSRPSSKSIQDPGTVNWKEGSKRMIAHLPFYILGEQEGPPFHDFSFSDILPRG; this is translated from the exons ATGAGTGATAGAGAATGGGAAATTCAGCTGAGATCATTATCTACCATTGCCAGGGATTCCAACTTCGCTAATGACCCCGTCTCCGATCCTTCTCTGCTCAACTGC GTGAAAAGGCTATGCGAATTGTGTAAAAATGAGAAGTCGGAGGACTTAATAGCTAGGGTTTATCCGCATTTCAATAAGATTTTTCAGCGTTCCGTGGCTTCCATTTCTCAGTCTCGATCCTCCATCGCCATTCTCCTACTG GCCATTCTCCAATTTTTCCTTGATCATGGAGATATAGTTCTACATGACGCTGATCCTAGTCTGAGGATATTTTTCCGCTCATGCTTAAGCCG TGAGTTTGCAGACCCTGGTGTTGCTGAAGCAACACTTGCGTTTCTTAACACAAACAAGAGGAAGCTTCTAAGTTCCTTTCCTACCTTACTCCCTCAG TTTTTCCCATTACTGTTAAAGCTGATTGCCTGGAACGGAGAGAA gttagaaaaatcatttttaggAGTTTTCCCTGGATTGATATCTCCTGGATCATTTCTTCCATTGTTTCCCTCACTTGTCGACCTACCTA TATTGGTTGTCGGCTTGGAGAAAGTTGAAAGGAGTTCTGGGTCTTTAGTTGGTAGCAGCATAGCTTCGATCCAGAAGAGTACAGCTCCTGAG ATGCTGCTTTTGCTAATGGATGAAGCCTATACTGGATCGACTATTGGAGATGCAGAGGTTGATTCTGAATCTGAGGATAGCAGTACAATGGCAGCAGCTGACCCATTATTTCTTGAGCTTCTCAAGGATGAGAATGATGGCCTCGCC GAACGCCATTGGACTTCTCCGGCAATGGCTGCAGTCCTTCAGGCAGCAATTAATGCTCCTCAATCTGATAGATTGAAACAGGCACTGAGGATGGCTCCTCGTTTTCTTGACGCATATTTTTCCCTAGCAATCTCTAAAGTGAATGACT CTTTAGTATGCGCATTACTTCCCCTACTCATGGCAAGATATTCGACTTTGTTTACTGACAAAATTTTTTGTTATGAG GTTCAGAAAAGGCTCTTGGAATTTATGCTAGCTGCCTTTCACCGGACTCCTGATTTTGTTGCACTTTTGAAG AAGCCAATAGTGGACAGGCTTGCAGAAGCATATGACAATCCTGCAAAG ACTGAGTTGGCATTACAACTATGTTGGGCCATTGGTGAgcatggtggtggtggtgaatCTCATAAAGATGCGGCTCGTGAACTTTTTGAAAGCTTGGAACTACTTTTGTACGAAAACCTTTCTTCCAG TCGTCTGGGTTTACATGAGGCAACTCTTGGCTCTGGTAGTTTGACATTTAGAAAATCATTGCAGTCGAGGCTTCTATGTTTTGTCGTGACTGCTATAGCAAAACTTGCAACTTATCATCGTGACTTAGTACCAAGGGCCCGCGTATCTTTGGCGAAG GTAGCTCGCTCACGAATTTCAGATGCCAGAGTCTGGGGGCGTGCACGTGATTATTTGGGTTTAATGAATGAACCTGCATTATGTTTGTCCGTCTTGGGCCCTTCTAGACCCTCAAGTAAATCCATACAAGATCCAGGCACTGTAAATTGGAAAGAAGG